Below is a window of Hyphomonas neptunium ATCC 15444 DNA.
TGCGCAGCTTGTGCTGTTCCAGCATATCCTGTCCTGTGAAGACGCGCCGGTAACTCCAACTCAACTGGCGGAGCCGCTTGGGTTCGCCCCGATGTCAATTGGACGAGCGTTCGACAAGCTCGCGCAAACAAATCTTGCAAAAGTCGAGCGCCGCGGCCGGGAGAAACTTCTCTGTTTCAACGCCGACCGTCGGACATTGCTGGATCTCAGCCGCACCTTGCTGCGGACGCCTGCGCGCGGCAAACATGGAGTCCGGTTCAAGAGAAGTGAGCCTGAGATGCTTCGGGCAGGGGAGGCGGCTCTTGCCGAACTCACTAACCTGTCGCCTCCTGAGAAACCTACCTATGCAATTCTCGCCACCGGTTGGCAGGCGTTTTTCCGTCAGCACGGCATCGAGGACGTCAACGAGATCGATGCCGCAGAGGCTTTCATCGAAACATGGCACTATGACCCCAGTATTTTTGGCAAGGACGGATGTGTGGATCCCCTGTCCCTGTACGCCCAGTTCTGGGACCACCCTGATGAGCGTGTCGCGCAGGCGGCCGAAGAAGTCCTGGAGCGTGTGCGATGGTAGTCGGGATTGATACGTTCAAAGCCTTCTTCGCTGATCACGGCGATCAGTATGCCTTGATAGGCGGTGCAGCGTGCGACTTGCTGTTTGCAGATGCGGGTCTGCAATTCCGCGCCACCAAGGATCTGGATATCATCATCTGTGTCGAGATCATCAACGCAGATTTCGCGAAGGCATTTGCCGACTTCCTCGCGAAGGGCAAGTACACCCAGTTCGCCATGCATGAGGGTGAGAAGAAATTCTATCGCTTCTCCAAGCCTGAAACAGAAGGCTTCCCGGCTATGATAGAACTATTTGCGCGGCCCGCAGCTGCGATCGACCTGCCGGACACGGATCGCTATGTGAGGTTGGCGGTCGAAGATGCTCTGGTAAGTTTGTCCGCTCTTTTGCTCGATGACAACTACTACGAACTCGTTAGGGAGGGACGGGAAGTAGTCGATGGCGTGTCGATTCTTGGCGCGGCACTACTGATACCCTTCAAGGCGCGGGCATGGCTTGACCTCACAGCCCGCAAGGCGGAGGGGGAGACGATCGACAGCAACAATATCAAGAAGCATCGAAACGACGTGTTCCGCCTTGCCCAGCTGCTTACACAGGAACCCGTTGCCCTTCCCGATACCGTCAAGGACGATCTCAAAAAATTCGCTGCCGCCATGCAAGACGAAGATGTCGATCCGGCCACGTTCAATGTTGAAAATATGACTAAGAATGATGCACTGGAAGCTGTGACAAAAGTATATGCACTCTGAGAAAGCCAGATGAGCTCGATCAAGCCTCTTGAGATGCAACTCATTGCCAGTGCGTTTGAACGCAAAGGTGGGGCCGGTTATGTGCTCGATTTTTCCAACAGAATCTTCGCTGAGTTTTTCGCCGGAGAGTTTGATGTCGACATCTACGAGTCGCGTTTTGCAATAGATGGCCACGGAAAGCTCAAACGCCTTAAAGCCTTCCTCAAGATGGCTGACGACGCTGAATCTGCGCTGGTGCTACGGGCTGTGGGCGTACAGGGAGCGCGGCTGTCTGAAACCTTGTGAGCGCGCTGCATCATATGATCTTCCTGTCTTTGGCCATCCGCACGATCGTGTCGGGGGAGAGGTGGGTGTAGCGCTTCAGCATCTTCCAGTCCTTATGGCCCGTGACGAGCGCAACCTGCTCGATCTGGAGACCGGCTTCGAAGAGGCGGCTGGTGCCCTCATGGCGCAGATCGTGGAAATGGAGGTCTTCAATCCCAAGTTCCACGCAGGCCCTCCGGAACGCGGTCCCGATTGAGCGGGGGTTATAAGGGAAGACGCGGCCCTTATTCGTCGTGCTCCGGCGTTGCGCCATCAGGATGTCCCAGGCGTCATAGCCCGTGAGATCTACGAGCGGGACGCGTTGGTCATTGCCATCCTTTTGCCGGGGGTCCTTTCGGTCACGGACAGTGACGGTCCGGCGGCGCTCGTCGACATCGGGCCATTCGATCGAGCATATCTCGGACTGACGCATGGCGGTTGCCACTGCAAAGGTGACAAGACGTGCCATCGGCGACTTCTGCCGGGAATTGCCTTCGAAGTAGGCGAGGAGTTGGTCGAGCTCTTCCTGTGTCGGGCGGCGGTCACGCTCCTGCGCCTTGCCGACGAGGCCGAGGCGTTTCAGGGCGACCCGTGCGAGGTCAACCTGGTCGGGGCTCACCGGCAGGCCGTGAACGGCGGACGCGTGCAGGAGCACGGTCTTGATATAGGAGATGTCGGCCGAGATCGTGGGTGGTCCTGCGCCTTCGGTGCGGCGATCACGCGCGAACTGGATGATCCGTTCACGGTCGAGCACTTCAAGCCGGACATGGCCGAGTTTGCCTTTGAGCTTGTCGAGGGAGTAGGTCTTCGACCGGCGCAGCGCCTTGCCGACCTCCAGCATGTCTGCGATGTGCAGGTCGATCAGCTGGGCGAACGTCGAGAGG
It encodes the following:
- a CDS encoding tyrosine-type recombinase/integrase produces the protein MSTIYRMPKGQWRAQVRRKGRYVSQCFVRRKDAEEWALKMERRVDRGESVSKNIPDDLSTFAQLIDLHIADMLEVGKALRRSKTYSLDKLKGKLGHVRLEVLDRERIIQFARDRRTEGAGPPTISADISYIKTVLLHASAVHGLPVSPDQVDLARVALKRLGLVGKAQERDRRPTQEELDQLLAYFEGNSRQKSPMARLVTFAVATAMRQSEICSIEWPDVDERRRTVTVRDRKDPRQKDGNDQRVPLVDLTGYDAWDILMAQRRSTTNKGRVFPYNPRSIGTAFRRACVELGIEDLHFHDLRHEGTSRLFEAGLQIEQVALVTGHKDWKMLKRYTHLSPDTIVRMAKDRKII